A window of the Butyricimonas virosa genome harbors these coding sequences:
- a CDS encoding RagB/SusD family nutrient uptake outer membrane protein, giving the protein MKKILILLLFVPLFSCNDWLTVEPEDSVTFVNYFKNEEELKALHNGIASYMKNICVGDQPQFYNSLDADNIEWTYQGFWTLDPDTYLPEESMVLNVSWANFYEAIYMANVIIENEYRFENISKERAEFWLGQAHFSKAMTYFRLAQIWGDAPISKGSESIAPEGKRPALEVLEEAAKEAKLALTLPTYDQLRDVDGKQITSKQYASLGTVNTLLANIYAWMGGLTREEKYWKEAESYASEVIEGRAGAYDLESIGGLITNVFGKARSSVETIFCIDNDPIDIDRQYETRFKAELPGQMLMTYPYTTTDESAIALLAEDYWDDYTKIYVETVESIYPDENDARRREFWYQLGELTYPLTEWDDEVGDFVEVGREASPCAHIAKWRDVIIQENTQFVQDRPVIATDGDWIVWRLADLILLRAECRANLGLTTAVDDLNRVRARAELTDYDGPTDKESLRQEVFDERRRELFGEGQFYFDIVRNGYYKKYLRGKFQELTDQDIKNGALYAPVSSGAFEKNTLMTQNTYWQWQK; this is encoded by the coding sequence ATGAAGAAAATATTAATACTTTTATTATTTGTTCCCCTGTTTTCATGTAATGATTGGTTGACTGTCGAGCCGGAAGATTCGGTGACTTTTGTCAATTACTTCAAAAATGAGGAGGAACTTAAGGCTTTGCATAACGGTATTGCTTCCTACATGAAGAATATTTGCGTGGGGGATCAACCTCAGTTTTATAATTCTTTGGATGCCGATAATATTGAGTGGACTTATCAGGGATTTTGGACATTGGATCCGGATACTTATTTGCCCGAGGAAAGTATGGTGTTGAATGTGAGTTGGGCTAATTTTTACGAGGCGATATATATGGCTAACGTGATTATCGAGAATGAGTATCGTTTTGAAAATATATCCAAGGAAAGGGCCGAGTTCTGGTTGGGGCAAGCTCATTTCTCTAAAGCAATGACTTATTTCCGGCTTGCCCAGATTTGGGGTGATGCTCCCATATCTAAAGGTTCTGAGTCTATAGCCCCGGAGGGTAAACGGCCTGCCCTGGAAGTACTGGAAGAAGCGGCTAAAGAGGCAAAATTGGCATTGACTCTTCCGACTTATGATCAGTTGAGAGATGTGGATGGGAAACAGATTACTTCCAAACAATATGCCAGCTTGGGAACGGTGAATACGTTGTTGGCAAATATTTACGCTTGGATGGGAGGTTTGACGCGTGAGGAAAAATATTGGAAAGAGGCCGAATCTTACGCTTCGGAGGTGATTGAAGGACGTGCCGGTGCGTACGACTTGGAAAGTATTGGCGGGTTGATCACGAATGTATTCGGAAAAGCGAGATCGAGCGTGGAGACAATTTTTTGTATAGATAATGATCCGATAGATATTGATCGTCAATATGAAACTCGTTTTAAGGCTGAACTCCCGGGCCAGATGTTGATGACTTATCCTTATACGACAACGGACGAGTCGGCGATCGCTTTGCTCGCGGAGGATTATTGGGATGACTATACGAAAATTTACGTGGAAACGGTAGAAAGTATTTATCCGGATGAAAATGATGCACGGCGGCGGGAGTTCTGGTATCAGTTGGGTGAATTGACTTATCCGCTGACAGAATGGGATGATGAAGTAGGTGATTTCGTGGAGGTGGGAAGAGAGGCAAGTCCTTGCGCGCATATTGCAAAGTGGAGGGACGTAATTATTCAGGAGAATACGCAATTTGTACAGGATCGTCCGGTAATAGCCACGGATGGGGATTGGATTGTATGGAGGTTGGCCGATTTAATTTTGCTTCGTGCGGAATGCAGGGCAAATCTTGGATTAACAACAGCCGTGGATGATTTGAATCGGGTGCGTGCCCGTGCGGAATTGACCGATTATGACGGACCCACGGATAAGGAGAGTTTACGTCAAGAAGTTTTTGACGAACGGAGACGCGAACTTTTTGGTGAGGGGCAATTTTATTTTGATATTGTGCGTAACGGTTATTACAAAAAATATTTGAGAGGTAAGTTTCAAGAACTTACAGATCAAGATATAAAAAATGGAGCACTTTACGCTCCGGTTAGTAGCGGGGCTTTTGAAAAAAATACGTTGATGACTCAAAATACTTATTGGCAATGGCAAAAATAA
- a CDS encoding FecR domain-containing protein gives MSDKIHEIIAAYLAGESVSEEEQQVVERWLQEHAGEKDMELLQGMFWSSRLMREKAVGRKEFVFERMEKEVWRRQRNRRIGWYYSGVAVVAVLLGVALMFWRSGMEAEDLDVPGELQKMDVSKAYLKLNTGEVIELDKYQGVMIREDSIRIANADYTLRYSYDSVVPLEVKYDTLMIPRGSEYSIVLTDGTKVFLNAGSEIYYPVAFSGDQREVGLKGEAYFEVAKDECRPFFVQAGDVRIRVLGTSFNVTSYPERERIETTLEQGRIQITNGKEQVNVVPGEQVVYNKKNDRFEVKFVDTKLYTSWKDGYYKFDQMTLEEIMETLALWYDLNVFYANAEVKSLEFTGRLRRYDRVEGLFKKIEQTDLVEFELNGKNVVIRKK, from the coding sequence ATGAGTGATAAAATTCATGAAATAATAGCTGCTTATTTGGCGGGAGAGAGTGTGTCGGAAGAAGAGCAACAGGTCGTTGAAAGATGGTTGCAGGAACATGCGGGAGAAAAGGACATGGAACTTCTTCAAGGGATGTTTTGGAGTTCCCGTTTGATGAGGGAAAAGGCGGTTGGTCGGAAAGAGTTTGTTTTCGAACGAATGGAAAAGGAGGTATGGCGTCGGCAGAGAAACCGGAGGATCGGGTGGTATTATTCCGGGGTGGCTGTTGTTGCTGTCTTGTTGGGGGTTGCGCTGATGTTCTGGAGATCGGGAATGGAGGCTGAGGATCTTGATGTTCCCGGGGAACTTCAAAAGATGGATGTTTCTAAGGCTTATTTAAAACTGAATACAGGGGAAGTAATCGAACTTGATAAATATCAAGGGGTGATGATTCGTGAAGATAGCATCCGGATTGCCAATGCTGATTACACGTTAAGGTATTCGTATGATTCTGTTGTTCCGCTAGAAGTAAAATATGATACTCTTATGATTCCTAGAGGCTCAGAATATAGTATCGTGCTGACAGATGGTACGAAGGTATTTTTGAATGCCGGTTCGGAAATTTATTATCCTGTTGCTTTTTCCGGAGATCAGCGAGAGGTGGGATTGAAAGGGGAGGCTTATTTTGAGGTGGCTAAAGATGAGTGTCGTCCTTTTTTCGTGCAGGCGGGTGATGTCCGAATTCGGGTATTAGGGACTTCCTTTAACGTAACTTCTTATCCGGAGCGTGAAAGGATAGAGACAACATTGGAACAAGGACGAATTCAGATAACGAATGGAAAGGAGCAGGTAAATGTCGTACCGGGAGAACAGGTCGTTTATAACAAGAAAAACGACCGGTTTGAAGTGAAGTTTGTTGATACAAAGTTATATACATCGTGGAAAGATGGGTATTATAAGTTTGATCAGATGACGTTGGAGGAGATTATGGAAACCTTGGCTTTGTGGTATGATCTGAATGTTTTTTACGCGAATGCGGAGGTTAAATCTTTGGAGTTCACGGGACGTTTGAGGCGATATGATCGTGTGGAGGGATTGTTCAAAAAAATAGAACAGACGGATTTGGTTGAATTTGAATTGAATGGGAAAAATGTTGTGATAAGGAAAAAATAA
- a CDS encoding RNA polymerase sigma-70 factor, which yields MKNSERILLQFKDDERKGFRLLYDSFYDSLVLFATQFIGEAEEAADIVQECFVDFWVNRRFSLLQGSLERYLFSAVKHGCLNYLRNTRRREGKHEQIRDELYCEVSSENSELIEKLYLAIEMLPEERRRILHMVCMEGMKYQEVADYLGISINTVKTQMGRAFQFLRRALGADDALILVLFFKKIVSCCHPK from the coding sequence ATGAAAAACTCGGAGAGGATATTGTTACAATTTAAAGATGATGAGCGGAAAGGTTTTCGTCTATTATATGATTCGTTTTATGATTCTTTGGTTTTATTTGCTACACAGTTTATTGGTGAGGCGGAAGAAGCTGCAGATATTGTTCAAGAGTGTTTCGTAGATTTTTGGGTAAATCGTCGTTTTTCTTTGTTACAAGGAAGTCTGGAACGTTATCTTTTCTCGGCAGTAAAGCATGGATGTTTGAATTATTTGCGAAATACCCGTCGGCGGGAAGGTAAGCATGAGCAGATTCGCGATGAATTGTATTGTGAGGTTTCAAGTGAGAATTCGGAATTAATTGAAAAATTGTATCTGGCAATAGAAATGCTACCGGAAGAACGTAGGCGGATATTGCATATGGTTTGTATGGAAGGGATGAAATACCAAGAAGTTGCAGATTATTTAGGTATCAGTATTAATACCGTTAAAACACAGATGGGAAGGGCCTTTCAATTTCTACGGCGAGCTCTCGGTGCGGATGATGCATTAATTCTAGTATTATTTTTCAAAAAAATTGTTTCCTGCTGTCACCCGAAATGA
- a CDS encoding S46 family peptidase codes for MCRTILLGLIVLMVTVGRVKADEGMWLPILLKEQKFAEMRKKGLKLSAEEIYSVNQACLKDAIIGLVTEGPDNLRSFCSASFVSDQGLLITNFHCIMSYIERFSTPENDFLKYGYWASKKEEESLCRGLMVKQLIRMEDVTDRIMEGTEGLSGAEYSRKIDENGKKLAEEVTKGKNLEMRVQSLFANNQYIMSVYRLFKDVRMVAAPPMSISKFGGLSDNWSWPRHTGDFAFLRVYVNEKNEPKAYNQKNVPYKTTNYLKISLKGVKENDFAMVLGYPASTKQYVPSFGLEAIVEKQNAAKVRIRGEKLAILKQEMEADPGLRLRYSTRISSISNSYLKWKGEIQGVRRMNLVEEKKREEEAFQQWVEASPERKAKYGTVLEDMREVYKELSEYNLANDYFSEAGLNGAEIVPFIGKFEKLVAMYNGRKPVKEASQRNESKRLIGLTKQFFGNWSYEIDRKTFRNMLVRYYEGMPMKFHTEVMEKIIKQYGGDIEKLSQDLFANSIFTKQQELLDFLESDKADGIKVITEDPLYQLSINYYRVFVERISRQRGAWQVKMLPLYKIFQEGMLEMKRDQVLYPDANGSLRVSYGTVRGCEPEDGLSYRYYTTMDGMYDKYLNNPDDLEYFLPKKMRELYQKQDYGRYADKEGRLRVCFLTDAHTTSGNSGSAVVNAKGELVGINFDRLWQGVASDFCYDENICRNIVVDIRYILFVLEKYAPFSYVFDEIRIE; via the coding sequence ATGTGTAGAACAATATTATTGGGATTAATTGTATTGATGGTTACGGTGGGACGTGTGAAAGCAGACGAGGGGATGTGGTTGCCGATATTATTAAAAGAACAGAAATTCGCCGAGATGCGTAAGAAAGGACTGAAGCTTTCTGCAGAAGAGATATATAGTGTGAATCAAGCTTGTTTGAAAGATGCAATTATCGGTCTCGTGACAGAAGGACCTGATAACCTGAGGAGTTTTTGCTCCGCTAGTTTCGTTTCGGATCAAGGGTTGTTGATCACGAATTTTCATTGTATTATGAGTTATATCGAACGTTTTTCAACCCCGGAGAATGATTTTTTGAAATATGGGTATTGGGCCTCTAAAAAAGAAGAAGAGAGTTTATGCCGGGGGTTGATGGTGAAGCAGTTAATTCGTATGGAGGATGTTACGGACCGGATTATGGAAGGTACAGAGGGGTTGAGTGGGGCGGAGTACTCCCGTAAAATTGATGAGAATGGGAAAAAGTTGGCGGAAGAGGTTACGAAAGGGAAAAACTTGGAGATGCGGGTACAGAGTTTATTTGCCAATAATCAGTACATTATGTCGGTGTATCGCTTGTTCAAAGATGTGCGTATGGTGGCCGCACCTCCCATGTCTATCAGTAAATTCGGAGGTTTAAGCGATAATTGGAGCTGGCCTCGCCACACGGGGGATTTTGCATTTTTGCGGGTATACGTGAATGAAAAAAATGAGCCTAAGGCCTATAACCAGAAAAATGTGCCGTATAAGACGACGAATTATTTGAAAATTTCGTTGAAAGGGGTGAAAGAGAATGATTTTGCCATGGTACTCGGTTACCCGGCTTCCACGAAACAGTATGTTCCATCTTTCGGTTTAGAGGCGATTGTTGAAAAACAAAATGCTGCAAAAGTTCGGATACGCGGAGAAAAGTTGGCTATCCTGAAACAAGAGATGGAGGCAGATCCTGGGTTAAGATTACGTTATTCTACCCGAATTTCTTCTATTTCAAATTCTTATTTGAAATGGAAAGGGGAAATTCAAGGTGTACGCAGAATGAACTTGGTTGAAGAGAAAAAACGGGAAGAGGAGGCGTTTCAACAGTGGGTGGAAGCATCCCCGGAGCGTAAAGCGAAATATGGTACTGTATTGGAAGATATGAGGGAGGTCTACAAGGAGCTTTCCGAGTATAATTTGGCTAATGATTATTTCTCGGAGGCCGGCTTGAATGGGGCGGAAATTGTGCCTTTTATTGGGAAATTTGAGAAATTAGTTGCCATGTATAACGGCCGGAAACCAGTCAAAGAAGCTAGTCAGAGGAATGAATCCAAACGGCTTATTGGGTTAACAAAACAGTTTTTCGGTAATTGGTCGTACGAGATTGACCGTAAGACGTTCCGTAATATGTTAGTACGGTATTACGAGGGAATGCCGATGAAATTCCATACGGAAGTTATGGAAAAAATTATTAAGCAGTATGGTGGGGATATTGAAAAGTTGTCACAAGATTTGTTTGCTAATTCTATTTTCACGAAGCAGCAAGAGTTGTTGGATTTTTTGGAGTCAGATAAAGCGGATGGGATAAAAGTGATTACAGAAGATCCTTTATATCAGTTATCCATAAATTATTACCGTGTTTTTGTAGAACGTATTTCGCGTCAACGGGGTGCATGGCAGGTGAAAATGTTACCTTTATATAAGATTTTTCAAGAAGGTATGTTGGAGATGAAACGAGATCAGGTGTTATATCCGGATGCGAATGGTTCATTACGAGTGTCATACGGGACTGTAAGAGGATGTGAGCCAGAAGATGGATTGTCGTACCGTTATTACACGACGATGGATGGAATGTACGATAAGTATTTAAATAATCCGGATGATTTGGAGTATTTTCTCCCTAAAAAAATGCGGGAATTGTACCAAAAGCAGGATTATGGCCGTTATGCTGATAAAGAGGGTAGATTGAGGGTTTGTTTCTTGACAGATGCACATACGACTAGCGGGAATTCTGGTAGTGCTGTCGTGAATGCTAAAGGAGAGTTGGTGGGTATTAATTTTGATCGGTTATGGCAGGGGGTAGCCTCGGATTTCTGTTACGATGAGAATATCTGTCGCAATATTGTTGTAGATATTCGTTATATTTTGTTCGTGTTGGAAAAATATGCACCTTTTTCTTATGTTTTTGATGAGATACGTATCGAATGA
- a CDS encoding SusC/RagA family TonB-linked outer membrane protein — protein MKLFCLFQFVFFISVQANVYSQQAVVNVEMENVSLKAIFTELSVQAGCDFLYNNQMIQQKGLVSLKVQNKPLDQVLKEWLPSLGLTFSYDDNVVIIRAVKEEKKKVYTIEGKVVDENNVPMPGVTVLLDSTSFGTSTDTAGRFVLPLPREKGSLVFSFVGFKTKKVAYTAGKLVVVKMEEDISGLDEVQVVAYGSQKKRTVISAISSVKGEELKELPTHSLENLLQGHMAGVEVSNISGSPGGGGSLVAIRGYNSLAMEGEGADRQYGTPLYVIDGVPMQAFTSSVTGANTLSDLDPSMIESIEVLKDAASAAIYGSRAGNGVILITTKKGRAGKAQFNANVSYSASWLPKAPEQSGGRYERLFFLNALRNTVAPYKTASGEWKIPTSYEEVYANKSTNGPMYNWFWGKTGPQDAVVLQDSLNPFYNNSTHWYRQNYRTAGVINANLQASGGSENVRYMVGAGYYDEKGIAINTDFKRFNVLSNLTAHPAKRLRMDTQLGLTYSDRSRGTSAGAGGSKFEGISSEAKTTSTLLPGGGAIGDLIIQKYNEISEKNQSYSLRYNMALDYELMRNLNLRVSAGIDYNQQNQNTFKPRALDAYTHFSSSEGTITKDLSILNENLLTYTYNYLDKHNLKIMLGLSFQKDQSFNNKGKAMNGPNDKIHYVGAGWGGANGLNNTGTAADPFYVSAFEYSSGFSEERMNSYFGRLTYNYKEKYLFEATLRRDGSSVFGEDVRWATFPSIAVGWTFSDEKFMKPFYWLSFGKIRASWGVSGQKFSQRYLSQGLLSANGTTFHGDIAMFPDIRGGVINKKLSWEETNQYDLGFDLSFLDYRLRLVIDYYYRYTKGQLNQISLPGDIYYHQFQWQNGMAISNQGLELELEADILRHTAVKWKMKFNASRNWNRFEKSADGFDFMEQVIGKPLHQIKVFKTDGFYNSLDEVPVYYLANKEVQPLYSGITAGIYLPGSRRLVDLNGDGRITEDADVYFAESPLPLAHGGFINQLRWKNFDLNIFFNYSLGRHIVKVYDDVSMTANGSEKPLFVDVNDVKIWTEAGSKADYPKSQVYAYLMNQTSGRYDCDIESVSFLRLKQLTLGYNVGERVLNKLKISGARIFVTGENLFLLTNYSGLDPELVNPTQGVDNMGSYPLPRKFTVGLSVNF, from the coding sequence ATGAAATTGTTTTGTCTTTTTCAGTTTGTTTTTTTCATCTCGGTACAAGCTAATGTTTATTCTCAACAGGCTGTGGTAAACGTGGAGATGGAGAATGTTTCTTTAAAGGCTATTTTCACGGAGCTTAGTGTGCAGGCCGGTTGTGATTTCTTGTACAATAACCAGATGATTCAGCAAAAAGGTTTGGTAAGTCTGAAAGTTCAGAATAAACCTTTGGATCAGGTATTGAAAGAGTGGTTGCCTTCATTAGGGTTGACTTTTTCTTATGATGATAACGTGGTGATAATCCGTGCTGTAAAGGAGGAAAAGAAAAAGGTGTATACGATTGAAGGTAAGGTCGTTGATGAAAATAATGTGCCAATGCCGGGTGTTACGGTACTTTTGGACAGTACCTCGTTCGGCACGTCAACCGATACTGCCGGGCGTTTTGTTTTACCCTTGCCAAGGGAGAAAGGTTCGTTAGTATTTTCCTTTGTCGGTTTTAAAACAAAGAAAGTTGCTTACACGGCAGGGAAGTTGGTGGTAGTGAAAATGGAGGAGGACATTTCCGGGTTGGATGAAGTTCAAGTCGTGGCTTATGGTTCCCAGAAAAAGCGTACTGTGATCAGTGCAATTTCATCCGTGAAAGGAGAGGAGTTGAAAGAATTGCCGACTCATAGTTTGGAGAATTTGTTGCAAGGGCATATGGCCGGGGTTGAGGTCAGTAATATATCCGGTTCTCCCGGTGGTGGCGGTTCCTTGGTTGCTATCCGTGGCTATAATTCTTTGGCCATGGAGGGAGAAGGTGCAGACAGACAGTATGGGACTCCCCTATACGTGATTGACGGGGTGCCTATGCAGGCATTTACATCTTCGGTAACAGGAGCGAACACCTTATCCGATTTGGATCCCTCCATGATCGAGTCTATTGAGGTTTTGAAAGATGCCGCTTCGGCAGCTATTTACGGTTCTCGTGCGGGTAACGGGGTTATTTTGATTACCACGAAAAAAGGGCGTGCCGGGAAAGCACAATTCAATGCCAATGTATCTTACTCTGCATCGTGGTTGCCGAAAGCTCCGGAACAGTCAGGAGGACGGTACGAAAGATTGTTTTTTTTAAATGCTTTGCGTAACACGGTTGCTCCTTACAAAACTGCGTCCGGTGAGTGGAAAATTCCTACATCTTATGAAGAAGTTTACGCCAATAAAAGCACTAACGGTCCCATGTATAACTGGTTTTGGGGAAAAACGGGGCCTCAAGATGCCGTGGTGTTACAAGATAGTTTGAATCCTTTTTACAATAATTCAACGCATTGGTATCGCCAAAATTACAGGACCGCAGGAGTGATTAACGCAAACTTGCAAGCATCCGGGGGATCGGAGAACGTGCGTTACATGGTTGGGGCCGGTTATTATGACGAGAAAGGAATCGCAATCAATACTGATTTTAAGCGTTTTAACGTATTGTCAAATTTAACTGCCCATCCAGCTAAACGTTTGCGTATGGATACGCAGTTGGGACTTACTTACAGTGATCGTAGTAGGGGAACTTCTGCTGGAGCCGGGGGAAGTAAGTTTGAAGGAATTAGTTCTGAGGCCAAAACTACTTCTACTCTGTTGCCGGGAGGAGGAGCTATCGGAGATTTAATCATTCAAAAGTATAACGAAATTTCGGAGAAAAATCAAAGCTATTCTTTACGTTATAATATGGCATTGGATTACGAATTGATGCGTAATTTAAATTTGAGAGTATCTGCTGGAATCGATTATAATCAACAGAATCAGAATACCTTTAAACCACGAGCTTTAGATGCCTATACACATTTTTCCAGTTCGGAGGGGACGATTACGAAAGATTTGTCGATTTTGAATGAAAATTTGCTGACGTACACGTATAATTATTTGGATAAGCATAATTTGAAGATTATGCTAGGATTGTCGTTCCAAAAAGACCAGTCCTTTAATAATAAAGGAAAAGCGATGAACGGGCCGAATGATAAGATTCATTATGTCGGTGCTGGTTGGGGAGGAGCTAACGGATTGAATAATACGGGTACGGCGGCTGATCCTTTTTATGTGTCTGCTTTTGAATACTCTTCAGGTTTTTCAGAAGAACGGATGAACAGTTATTTCGGGCGTTTGACTTATAATTATAAAGAAAAGTATTTATTTGAAGCAACGCTTCGGCGCGATGGTTCTTCTGTGTTCGGGGAAGATGTGCGTTGGGCTACTTTCCCTTCTATAGCCGTGGGGTGGACTTTTTCGGATGAAAAGTTTATGAAGCCGTTCTATTGGTTGAGTTTTGGAAAAATACGGGCGAGCTGGGGTGTCTCCGGTCAAAAATTCAGTCAACGTTATTTGTCCCAAGGATTATTGTCTGCTAATGGAACCACCTTTCATGGGGATATAGCCATGTTCCCGGATATAAGAGGAGGAGTTATTAACAAGAAATTAAGTTGGGAAGAGACTAATCAATATGATTTGGGATTTGACTTGAGTTTTCTGGATTATCGATTGCGGCTTGTCATAGATTATTACTATCGTTACACGAAGGGACAGTTGAATCAAATTTCTTTGCCGGGAGATATTTATTACCATCAATTCCAATGGCAGAACGGGATGGCGATTTCCAATCAAGGTTTAGAGCTTGAATTGGAGGCAGATATTTTGAGACACACGGCAGTAAAATGGAAAATGAAATTCAATGCTTCACGAAATTGGAATCGTTTTGAAAAAAGTGCTGACGGTTTTGATTTTATGGAACAGGTTATCGGAAAACCTTTGCATCAGATAAAGGTTTTTAAAACAGACGGGTTCTATAATTCATTGGATGAAGTTCCGGTTTATTATTTGGCTAATAAGGAGGTACAACCTCTTTATTCCGGAATTACGGCAGGGATTTATCTTCCGGGGAGTCGTCGGCTTGTTGATTTGAACGGGGACGGTAGGATTACCGAGGATGCTGATGTTTATTTTGCAGAGAGTCCTCTACCTTTAGCTCACGGTGGTTTTATTAACCAACTTCGCTGGAAAAATTTTGACCTGAATATTTTCTTCAACTATTCGCTGGGGCGTCATATCGTGAAAGTTTACGATGATGTGAGCATGACGGCAAATGGGAGCGAAAAACCTTTGTTCGTGGATGTCAATGATGTGAAAATTTGGACGGAAGCAGGTTCTAAGGCCGATTACCCGAAATCTCAAGTATATGCTTATTTGATGAATCAAACAAGTGGACGTTATGATTGTGATATCGAAAGTGTTAGTTTCTTGCGGTTAAAGCAACTGACGTTGGGGTATAATGTCGGGGAACGGGTTCTTAATAAATTGAAGATTTCAGGGGCTAGAATATTTGTTACGGGAGAGAATTTGTTCCTGTTGACGAATTATTCCGGTTTAGATCCGGAACTGGTAAATCCTACCCAAGGTGTGGATAATATGGGGTCTTATCCCTTACCTCGTAAATTTACCGTGGGTTTGTCTGTAAACTTTTAA